One Cynocephalus volans isolate mCynVol1 chromosome 5, mCynVol1.pri, whole genome shotgun sequence DNA window includes the following coding sequences:
- the LOC134378691 gene encoding elongation factor 1-alpha 1-like, which produces MGKEKTHINIVVIGHVDSGKSTTTGHLIYKCGGIDKRTIEKFEKEAAEMGKGSFKYAWVLDKLKAERERGITIDISLWKFETSKYYVTIIDAPGHRDFIKNMITGTSQADCAVLIVAAGVGEFEAGISKNGQTREHALLAYTLGVKQLIVGVNKMDSTEPPYSQKRYEEIVKEVSTYIKKIGYNPDTVAFVPISGWNGDNMLEPSANMPWFKGWKVTRKDGNASGTTLLEALDCILPPTRPTDKPLRLPLQDVYKIGGIGTVPVGRVETGVLKPGMVVTFAPVNVTTEVKSVEMHHEALSEALPGDNVGFNVKNVSVKDVRRGNVAGDSKNDPPMEAAGFTAQVIILNHPGQISAGYAPVLDCHTAHIACKFAELKEKIDRRSGKKLEDGPKFLKSGDAAIVDMVPGKPMCVESFSDYPPLDRFAVRDMRQTVAVGVIKAVDKKAAGAGKVTKSAQKAQKAK; this is translated from the coding sequence atgggaaaggaaaagactCATATTAACATCGTCGTCATTGGACACGTAGATTCGGGCAAGTCCACTACTACTGGCCATCTGATCTACAAATGTGGTGGGATCGACAAAAGAACTattgaaaagtttgagaaggaggCTGCTGAGATGGGAAAGGGCTCCTTCAAGTATGCCTGGGTCTTGGATAAACTGAAAGCTGAACGTGAGCGTGGTATCACCATTGATATCTCCCTGTGGAAATTTGAGACCAGCAAATATTACGTGACTATTATCGATGCCCCAGGACACAGAGACTTTATCAAAAACATGATTACAGGCACATCACAGGCTGACTGTGCTGTCCTGATTGTTGCTGCTGGTGTTGGTGAGTTTGAAGCTGGTATTTCCAAGAATGGGCAGACCCGTGAGCATGCTCTTCTGGCTTACACACTGGGTGTGAAACAACTGATTGTCGGTGTTAACAAAATGGATTCTACTGAGCCACCCTACAGCCAAAAGAGATATGAGGAAATTGTTAAGGAAGTCAGCACCTACATTAAGAAAATTGGCTACAACCCTGACACAGTAGCATTTGTGCCAATTTCTGGTTGGAATGGTGACAACATGCTGGAGCCAAGTGCTAATATGCCTTGGTTTAAAGGATGGAAAGTCACCCGTAAAGATGGCAATGCCAGTGGAACTACACTGCTTGAAGCTCTGGATTGCATCTTGCCACCAACTCGTCCAACTGACAAACCCTTGCGTCTGCCCCTCCAGGATGTCTACAAAATTGGTGGTATTGGTACTGTCCCTGTGGGCCGAGTAGAGACTGGTGTTCTCAAACCTGGCATGGTGGTCACCTTTGCTCCAGTTAACGTTACAACTGAAGTAAAGTCTGTTGAAATGCACCATGAAGCTTTGAGTGAAGCTCTTCCTGGAGACAATGTGGGCTTCAATGTTAAGAATGTGTCTGTCAAAGATGTTCGTCGCGGCAATGTTGCTGGTGACAGCAAAAATGACCCACCAATGGAAGCAGCTGGCTTCACTGCTCAGGTGATTATCCTGAATCATCCAGGCCAAATCAGTGCTGGTTATGCCCCTGTACTGGATTGTCACACAGCTCACATTGCTTGCAAGTTTGCTGAGCTGAAGGAAAAGATCGATCGGCGTTCTGGTAAGAAGCTGGAAGATGGCCCTAAATTCTTGAAATCTGGTGATGCTGCCATCGTTGATATGGTTCCTGGCAAGCCCATGTGTGTTGAAAGCTTCTCTGACTATCCTCCTCTGGATCGTTTTGCTGTTCGTGATATGAGACAGACAGTTGCTGTGGGTGTCATCAAAGCAGTGGACAAGAAGGCTGCTGGAGCTGGCAAGGTCACCAAGTCTGCCCAGAAAGCTCAGAAGGCTAAATGA